The following nucleotide sequence is from Gammaproteobacteria bacterium.
GGCGGGCGCACTGTCTTATTACACCTTGCTGTCGATCGCGCCGTTACTGCTGGTCGTGCTCGCTACGGCCGGACTATTTCTAGACGGGGAGGTGGTGCGCGCGGAAATCTTCAGTCAGATGCGGTCCCTGCTCGGCATAGAGGGCGCGAACCTCATCGACACGATTATCAACCGGGCCGATCGTCCCACGCGCGGCGTGATTGCCATGATTACGGGTCTGGTCATTACCGTGCTCGGTGCAACCACCGTATTCGCGCAGTTGCAGGCCGCGCTCAACCGCATTTGGCACGTGCAGGCCGCGCCGGACAGCAACGTCGTGTGGGGTTTTATCCGCCACCGGGTGCTGTCGCTGGGCCTGGTGCTGACGATTGCGCTGTTGCTATTGGTGTCGCTGGTTATCAGCGCTGTACTGGCGGGGCTGGAAGGCCGTCTGAACGCTTACGTCCCGGGTGCGGCGATCTTCTGGCGGTTCCTGAATATCGTCGTCTCGCTGGGCATCATTACGGTGTTGATCGCGATGATCTTCAAGTTCCTGCCGGACGCGAAAATCGAGTGGCGTGATACCTGGTTCGGCGCGTTCATCACCAGCATTCTATTCACAGTCGGCAAATTCCTGATCGGCCTGTATCTGGGTCAGGCCAGCGTCGGCTCGGCGTACGGCGCGGCGGGCTCGGTGGTGGTGTTGATGGTATGGATTTACTACGCATCGCTGATTCTGTTCTTCGGCGCCAAGATCACTGAAGTCATCGCGCGCAGCCGCGGCGCGCATATAGAGCCCAGCGCGCACGCACAGCGGGCGGATTAAATGGCCGCAGCGACACGGATTCTGACCAGCACGCTGAAGTGGGGCTCGATCACGCTGGCCGCCCTCTTGCTGGTGCTGGTGCTGCTGGCGATCTTTATCGACTGGAACTGGCTAAAACCCTATATCGAGCGCGCGGTCAGCGAACAGACAGGCCGGGAATTCGCGATCGACGGCGATCTGGGTGTCGATCTGTGGTCGCTCACGCCGAGTTTGCACGTGGAACGAATCCGCTTCGAGAACGCGCACTGGGGCAAGCCGCCGCAAATGGCGAAGCTGCACGCCCTGGATGCGAGTGTCGATCTGATAGCGCTTATCGGGGGAAGTATCGTGATCCCGGAGCTGATTATCG
It contains:
- a CDS encoding YihY/virulence factor BrkB family protein, which gives rise to MTRTVQEFLNDQPLDMAGALSYYTLLSIAPLLLVVLATAGLFLDGEVVRAEIFSQMRSLLGIEGANLIDTIINRADRPTRGVIAMITGLVITVLGATTVFAQLQAALNRIWHVQAAPDSNVVWGFIRHRVLSLGLVLTIALLLLVSLVISAVLAGLEGRLNAYVPGAAIFWRFLNIVVSLGIITVLIAMIFKFLPDAKIEWRDTWFGAFITSILFTVGKFLIGLYLGQASVGSAYGAAGSVVVLMVWIYYASLILFFGAKITEVIARSRGAHIEPSAHAQRAD